One Desulfovibrio fairfieldensis genomic window carries:
- the ilvC gene encoding ketol-acid reductoisomerase has protein sequence MKVYYDQDADLNVLKNKTVAIIGYGSQGHAHAQNLRDSGVKVVVGQRPGGANYELAKEHGFTPVSAAEAAEQADLIMILLPDEVQAAVYENDIKPHLTKGKALLFAHGFNIHFSQIQPPKDVDVFLIAPKGPGHLVRRTFTEGGGVPCLVAIEQDATGEALKVALAYAKGIGGTRSGVIETTFREETETDLFGEQAVLCGGVSALIKAGFETLVEAGYQPEMAYFECMHEMKLIVDLMYEGGLSRMRYSISNTAEYGDYVSGPRLINENVKKEMKGVLKDIQSGKFARDFILEARAKYPMFLTTRRNESEHQIEQVGKNLRGMMSWLKKDKKD, from the coding sequence ATGAAAGTGTATTATGATCAGGATGCCGATCTCAATGTTTTGAAAAATAAGACCGTCGCCATCATCGGCTACGGCAGCCAGGGCCATGCCCATGCCCAGAACCTGCGGGATTCCGGGGTCAAGGTGGTCGTGGGCCAGCGCCCCGGCGGCGCCAACTACGAGCTGGCCAAGGAGCACGGCTTCACGCCCGTGTCCGCCGCCGAAGCGGCCGAGCAGGCCGATCTGATCATGATTCTGCTGCCCGACGAAGTGCAGGCGGCGGTCTATGAAAACGACATCAAGCCCCATTTGACCAAGGGCAAGGCTCTGCTGTTCGCCCACGGCTTCAACATCCACTTCAGCCAGATCCAGCCGCCCAAGGATGTGGATGTCTTCCTCATCGCGCCCAAGGGCCCCGGCCATCTGGTGCGCCGCACCTTCACCGAGGGCGGCGGCGTGCCCTGCCTGGTGGCTATCGAGCAGGACGCCACGGGCGAGGCCCTCAAGGTGGCCCTGGCCTATGCCAAGGGCATCGGCGGCACCCGCTCCGGCGTCATTGAAACCACCTTCCGCGAAGAGACGGAAACCGACCTCTTCGGCGAACAGGCCGTGCTTTGCGGCGGCGTTTCCGCGCTGATCAAGGCAGGTTTCGAAACCCTGGTGGAAGCCGGGTACCAGCCGGAAATGGCCTATTTCGAATGCATGCACGAGATGAAGCTGATCGTGGACCTGATGTACGAGGGCGGCCTTTCGCGCATGCGCTATTCCATCAGCAATACGGCGGAATACGGCGACTATGTCTCCGGCCCGCGCCTGATCAATGAGAACGTGAAGAAGGAAATGAAGGGCGTGCTCAAGGATATCCAGAGCGGCAAATTCGCCCGCGACTTCATCCTTGAGGCCCGTGCCAAGTACCCCATGTTCCTGACCACCCGCCGCAACGAGTCCGAACATCAGATCGAGCAGGTGGGCAAAAACCTGCGCGGCATGATGTCCTGGCTCAAGAAGGACAAAAAAGACTAA
- the tnpA gene encoding IS200/IS605 family transposase, producing MGDAKSLAHTRWNCKYHIVFAPKYRRQVFYGEKKRAIGEILRKLCEWKDVKIVEAECCPDHIHMLLEIPPKMSVSSFMGYLKGKSSLMIYEQFGDLKFKYRNREFWCRGYYVDTVGKNKAKIQDYIKHQLESDKLGDQLSLPYPRSPFTGRK from the coding sequence ATGGGTGACGCCAAAAGTTTAGCCCACACAAGGTGGAACTGCAAATATCACATTGTTTTTGCGCCTAAATATCGCCGCCAGGTGTTCTATGGTGAAAAGAAGCGCGCCATTGGCGAAATTCTGCGCAAGTTGTGCGAATGGAAGGATGTAAAAATAGTGGAGGCAGAATGTTGCCCAGACCACATCCACATGCTGCTTGAGATTCCCCCCAAAATGAGTGTGTCGAGTTTTATGGGCTATCTAAAGGGTAAGAGTAGTCTCATGATCTATGAACAATTTGGGGATTTGAAGTTCAAATACCGCAATCGAGAATTTTGGTGCCGTGGGTATTACGTCGATACAGTGGGCAAGAATAAGGCCAAGATTCAGGATTACATCAAGCATCAGCTGGAGTCGGATAAACTTGGCGATCAGTTGAGCCTACCCTACCCAAGGAGCCCGTTTACGGGCCGCAAGTAA
- a CDS encoding methyl-accepting chemotaxis protein: protein MKLSSKISLGMGVLTILAGILACYLLVQMDEINENVTELADQKMPILDLIGKLNGDVPQQRIVEIRHIYSTDNAVMAAEEKTLEKWRETVNDEMEELDKAIYVPNARAIFNRLKAARGAYREVSARLLDLSRQNHTEQAVVLLNDESRQKFDAFSAILKELSDVTLANARQTSKDGDEKYERSRAIGIILTLAAIFIALALTWLIVRNTVRQLGKDPGELNAIAHRVVDGDYNVDDGGKKMGVYGSIVEMVNALKTNIENAQRESENAKEQSRKAQEAMQQAEAASREAQSKTEAMLVAADKLEQVGSVVSSASTELSAQIEQSDRGAAESAQRLSEAATAMNEMNATVQEVARNAGSASTASAETREKAEAGAQVVAKAVRSIDQVHQMSLELKDDMTQLNEHAQDITRIMGVISDIADQTNLLALNAAIEAARAGEAGRGFAVVADEVRKLAEKTMASTNDVGNAIKAIQESTAKSMTGVDNAVERIGEATELANQSGQALQEIVATVEATGDQVNAIATASEEQSAASEEINQSIVQVNDMSRQTAEAMAEAAKAVSDLAAQAQGLTNLIQELKEA from the coding sequence ATGAAGCTGTCCAGTAAAATTTCTTTGGGCATGGGGGTGCTGACGATACTGGCGGGCATCCTGGCCTGTTACCTTCTGGTGCAGATGGACGAGATCAATGAAAACGTCACGGAACTGGCTGACCAAAAGATGCCCATTCTCGACCTGATAGGCAAACTCAACGGCGACGTGCCCCAGCAACGCATTGTGGAAATCCGTCATATTTACAGCACGGACAATGCCGTAATGGCTGCGGAGGAAAAAACCCTCGAAAAATGGCGGGAAACGGTCAACGATGAAATGGAAGAACTCGACAAGGCCATCTATGTGCCAAACGCCCGCGCAATTTTCAACCGCCTGAAAGCCGCGCGTGGAGCCTATCGTGAAGTCTCCGCACGCCTGCTTGACCTTTCGCGTCAAAACCATACCGAACAGGCCGTGGTCCTGCTCAATGACGAGTCACGCCAAAAATTTGATGCCTTCAGCGCGATTCTCAAGGAACTGTCGGACGTCACCCTGGCCAATGCACGGCAGACCAGCAAGGACGGCGACGAGAAGTACGAGAGATCCCGGGCCATCGGCATCATCCTGACCCTGGCCGCCATATTTATCGCCCTTGCGCTGACCTGGCTGATCGTGCGCAACACCGTGCGCCAACTCGGCAAGGACCCCGGCGAGCTGAACGCCATCGCCCACCGCGTGGTGGACGGCGACTACAACGTGGACGACGGCGGCAAAAAGATGGGCGTCTATGGTTCCATTGTGGAAATGGTCAACGCCCTGAAAACCAACATTGAAAACGCCCAACGCGAGTCGGAAAACGCCAAAGAACAGTCCCGCAAAGCCCAGGAGGCCATGCAGCAGGCCGAAGCGGCGAGCAGGGAAGCGCAAAGCAAGACCGAGGCCATGCTGGTGGCCGCCGACAAGCTGGAACAGGTGGGCAGTGTGGTCTCCTCCGCCTCCACCGAACTTTCCGCCCAGATCGAGCAGTCCGACCGGGGCGCGGCCGAGTCCGCCCAGCGCCTCTCCGAGGCGGCCACGGCCATGAATGAAATGAACGCCACGGTCCAGGAAGTGGCCAGGAACGCCGGTTCCGCCTCCACCGCCTCCGCCGAAACCAGGGAAAAGGCCGAAGCCGGGGCCCAGGTGGTGGCAAAGGCTGTGCGCAGCATTGATCAGGTCCACCAGATGTCCCTGGAGCTCAAGGACGACATGACCCAGCTCAACGAGCACGCCCAGGACATCACCCGGATCATGGGCGTGATCTCGGACATCGCGGACCAGACCAACCTCCTGGCCCTCAACGCCGCCATTGAGGCCGCCCGCGCGGGCGAGGCCGGGCGGGGCTTTGCCGTGGTGGCCGACGAGGTGCGCAAACTGGCTGAAAAAACCATGGCCTCCACCAATGACGTGGGCAACGCCATCAAGGCCATCCAGGAAAGCACGGCCAAGAGCATGACCGGCGTGGACAATGCCGTGGAGCGCATCGGCGAAGCCACGGAACTGGCCAACCAGTCCGGTCAGGCTTTGCAGGAAATCGTGGCCACTGTGGAAGCCACCGGCGACCAGGTCAACGCCATCGCCACGGCCAGCGAGGAACAGTCCGCCGCCAGCGAGGAGATCAACCAGTCCATCGTCCAGGTCAACGACATGTCCCGCCAGACCGCCGAGGCCATGGCAGAGGCCGCCAAGGCCGTGTCCGACCTGGCCGCCCAGGCCCAAGGGCTCACCAATCTGATCCAGGAATTGAAAGAAGCGTAA
- a CDS encoding methyl-accepting chemotaxis protein, with translation MKLSTKIASSMGFLAVLIGILGLYLLMQMTKINDTATLIADDRLPLVAHLGVISNASSEFRLAEVLHVYAASAADKQKYEERMDKWIKSVGDNAEQAAKLIRNPDTKRAFNTYLEARAKYRAEMQKVLKLSRDNNAGEAAVLLMGESREQYQHLSDALDVAIKAVMQDTDKANAEADVMYGNSRATGIVLVILAVGVAVLLTLLLVRNVLRQLGKDPGELNAIAHRVVDGDYDIDDGSKKMGVYGATVEMVNALKQHIENARRESENAREQSRKAQEAMEQAEAAGTEAQSKTEAMLAAADKLEQVGSVVSSASTQLSAQIEQSDRGAAESAQRLSEAATAMNEMNATVQEVAKNAGSASAASAETKQKAEAGAEVVAKAVQSIEQVHQMSLELKGDMVQLNEHAQDITRIMNVISDIADQTNLLALNAAIEAARAGEAGRGFAVVADEVRKLAEKTMASTNDVGNAIKSIQESTAKSMTGVDNAVERIGEANELASRSGAALEEIVATVEATGDQVNAIATASEEQSAASEEINQSIVQVNDMSRQTAEAMGEAAKAVSDLAAQAQTLTELIRELKEA, from the coding sequence ATGAAACTGTCCACGAAAATTGCTTCCAGTATGGGCTTCCTGGCTGTGTTAATAGGGATACTGGGCCTGTACCTGCTTATGCAGATGACAAAAATCAATGATACAGCCACCCTCATAGCCGATGACCGCTTACCGCTTGTGGCGCATCTCGGGGTGATCAGTAACGCCTCATCGGAATTCCGCCTGGCCGAAGTCCTGCATGTTTACGCCGCTTCCGCCGCTGACAAACAGAAATATGAAGAGCGCATGGACAAATGGATAAAATCTGTCGGTGATAACGCGGAGCAGGCGGCAAAACTGATCCGCAACCCTGACACAAAACGGGCCTTCAACACCTATCTGGAAGCCAGAGCGAAATATCGCGCCGAGATGCAGAAAGTTCTCAAACTTTCCCGCGACAACAATGCCGGAGAGGCCGCGGTGCTGCTGATGGGTGAATCGCGTGAGCAATATCAGCATCTGAGCGACGCTCTGGACGTCGCCATTAAGGCGGTTATGCAAGATACCGACAAGGCCAACGCGGAGGCCGACGTGATGTACGGCAATTCACGCGCCACCGGCATAGTCCTTGTGATTCTCGCGGTCGGCGTCGCTGTGCTCCTGACCCTGCTGCTGGTACGCAATGTTCTGCGACAGCTGGGCAAGGACCCCGGCGAACTGAACGCCATCGCCCACCGCGTGGTGGACGGCGACTACGACATCGACGACGGCAGCAAAAAGATGGGGGTGTACGGGGCCACTGTGGAAATGGTCAATGCCCTGAAGCAACATATTGAAAACGCCCGGCGTGAGTCGGAAAACGCCAGAGAGCAGTCCCGCAAAGCCCAGGAGGCCATGGAACAGGCCGAAGCGGCGGGCACGGAAGCGCAAAGCAAGACCGAGGCCATGCTGGCGGCCGCCGACAAGCTGGAACAGGTGGGCAGCGTGGTCTCCTCCGCCTCCACCCAGCTTTCCGCCCAGATCGAGCAGTCCGACCGGGGCGCGGCCGAGTCAGCACAGCGTCTCTCCGAAGCGGCCACGGCCATGAACGAAATGAACGCCACAGTCCAGGAAGTGGCCAAGAATGCGGGTTCCGCTTCGGCCGCCTCCGCTGAAACCAAACAGAAGGCCGAAGCCGGAGCCGAAGTGGTGGCAAAGGCCGTGCAGAGCATTGAGCAGGTCCATCAGATGTCTCTGGAACTCAAGGGGGATATGGTCCAGCTCAACGAGCACGCCCAGGACATCACCCGGATCATGAATGTGATCTCGGACATCGCGGACCAGACCAACCTCCTGGCCCTCAACGCGGCCATTGAGGCCGCCCGCGCGGGCGAGGCCGGACGCGGCTTTGCCGTGGTGGCCGACGAGGTGCGCAAACTGGCCGAAAAGACCATGGCCTCCACCAACGACGTGGGCAACGCCATCAAGTCCATTCAGGAAAGCACGGCAAAGAGCATGACCGGCGTGGATAACGCCGTGGAGCGCATCGGCGAGGCCAATGAACTGGCTAGCCGCTCCGGCGCGGCCCTGGAGGAAATCGTGGCCACCGTGGAGGCCACCGGCGACCAGGTCAACGCCATTGCCACGGCCAGCGAGGAGCAGTCCGCCGCTTCCGAAGAAATCAACCAGTCCATCGTCCAGGTCAACGACATGTCCCGCCAGACCGCCGAAGCCATGGGCGAGGCCGCCAAGGCCGTATCCGACCTGGCCGCACAGGCCCAGACGCTCACGGAGCTGATCCGGGAGCTGAAAGAGGCCTAA
- a CDS encoding HAMP domain-containing methyl-accepting chemotaxis protein — protein MTLRTKLTLATGFLLVMLCGLGVFSLTQMSRINDVAVEIIDGWFPSTRYAMRLDTLVSDFRIAEIRHIYATEQDVMAGYEKQMNELLTAIKDAETKYAALLDTDAERGLWEKFEGEWKEYMEMHARIQRLSRDEQTEKAIGILNTTSKELYHKTSESLGAIVDFNVEGSKKTSDSGDKVFNDSRSMVIGMLIVVLLISVVLMAFIIRNTLRQLGKDPGELNAIAHRVVDGDYNIDDGGKKMGVYGAIVEMVNALKRNIENAQRESGNAKEQSRKAQEAMEQAEAASREAQSKTEAMLTAADKLEQVGGVVSSASTQLSAQIEQSDRGAVESAQRLSEAATAMNEMNATVQEVARNAGSASTASAETKQKAEAGAEVVAKAVHSIEQVHQMSLELKGDMAQLNEHAQDITRIMNVISDIADQTNLLALNAAIEAARAGEAGRGFAVVADEVRKLAEKTMASTQDVGNAIKAIQESTAKSMTGVDNAVERIGEANELASRSGAALEEIVATVEATGDQVNAIATASEEQSAASEEINQSIVQVNDMSRQTAEAMGEAAKAVSELAAQAQTLTELIRELKQA, from the coding sequence GTGACACTGCGGACCAAACTCACTCTTGCCACCGGCTTTCTGCTGGTCATGCTTTGCGGGCTGGGCGTCTTCAGCCTGACACAGATGAGCCGCATCAATGATGTGGCCGTGGAAATCATTGATGGGTGGTTTCCGTCCACCCGCTATGCCATGCGCCTCGACACCCTGGTATCAGACTTCCGCATCGCGGAAATCCGGCACATTTATGCCACGGAACAGGACGTGATGGCCGGGTATGAAAAACAGATGAATGAGCTGCTTACGGCAATCAAGGATGCCGAGACGAAATACGCCGCCCTGCTCGACACTGACGCGGAGCGGGGACTCTGGGAAAAATTCGAGGGAGAATGGAAAGAGTACATGGAGATGCATGCACGGATTCAGAGGCTCTCCCGGGACGAGCAGACCGAAAAAGCCATAGGCATACTCAACACCACCTCCAAAGAGCTGTACCATAAAACCTCCGAGAGCCTCGGGGCCATCGTGGATTTCAACGTGGAAGGCAGCAAAAAGACCAGCGACTCCGGCGACAAGGTCTTCAACGACTCCCGGAGCATGGTCATCGGCATGCTCATTGTGGTGCTGCTTATCAGCGTTGTGCTGATGGCCTTCATCATCCGCAACACCCTGCGCCAGCTCGGCAAGGATCCCGGCGAACTGAACGCCATCGCCCACCGCGTGGTGGACGGCGACTATAACATCGACGACGGCGGCAAGAAGATGGGCGTTTACGGGGCCATTGTGGAAATGGTCAACGCCTTGAAGCGGAATATTGAAAACGCTCAACGTGAATCTGGAAACGCCAAAGAGCAGTCCCGCAAAGCCCAAGAGGCCATGGAACAGGCCGAAGCGGCGAGCAGGGAAGCGCAAAGCAAGACCGAGGCCATGCTGACGGCCGCCGACAAGCTGGAACAGGTGGGCGGCGTGGTCTCCTCCGCCTCCACCCAGCTTTCCGCCCAGATCGAGCAATCCGACCGGGGCGCGGTCGAGTCCGCCCAGCGCCTGTCCGAGGCGGCCACGGCCATGAACGAAATGAACGCCACGGTCCAGGAAGTGGCCAGGAATGCGGGTTCCGCCTCCACAGCCTCCGCCGAGACCAAGCAGAAGGCCGAAGCTGGAGCCGAAGTGGTGGCAAAGGCCGTGCACAGCATTGAGCAGGTCCATCAGATGTCTCTGGAACTCAAAGGGGATATGGCCCAGCTCAACGAGCACGCCCAGGACATCACCCGGATCATGAATGTGATTTCGGACATCGCGGACCAGACCAACCTCCTGGCTCTGAACGCGGCCATCGAGGCCGCCCGCGCGGGCGAGGCCGGGCGCGGTTTCGCCGTGGTGGCCGACGAAGTGCGCAAACTGGCTGAAAAGACCATGGCCTCCACCCAGGATGTGGGCAACGCCATCAAGGCCATTCAGGAAAGCACGGCCAAGAGCATGACCGGCGTGGACAACGCCGTGGAGCGCATCGGCGAAGCCAATGAACTGGCCAGCCGGTCCGGCGCGGCCCTAGAGGAAATCGTGGCCACCGTGGAAGCCACCGGCGACCAGGTCAATGCCATTGCCACGGCCAGCGAGGAACAGTCCGCCGCTTCCGAAGAAATCAACCAGTCCATCGTCCAGGTCAACGACATGTCCCGGCAGACCGCCGAGGCCATGGGCGAGGCGGCCAAGGCCGTGTCCGAACTGGCCGCACAGGCCCAAACGCTCACGGAGCTGATCCGGGAGCTGAAACAGGCGTAA
- a CDS encoding methyl-accepting chemotaxis protein gives MKLSTKISFSMGALTVLIAILAVYLLVQMKSVNEMSTTLAGRNIPVIDLAGKLNNDVSEYRIAETRYVLNPDPAYRERNEKAMADWKEKIGSYLSELTNRVKVAAVKKALAEVNAAQKTFFDISENLLDFSRRNELEKAKALMLGNSETVYRELSDKLTALSAAAKNNAQAMSAQGDAMYDNSNMIGTALAVLAILIAVLLTVLIVRNTVHQLGKDPGELNAIAHRVVDGDYNIDDGGKKMGVYGAIVEMVNALKTHIENARRESENAREQSAKAREAMQQAEAASREAQSKTEAMLVAADKLEQVGGVVSSASTELSAQIEQSDRGAAESAQRLSEAATAMNEMNATVQEVAKNAGSASTASADTKEKAEAGAQVVAKAVHSIEQVHQMSLELKDDMTQLNEHAQDITRIMGVISDIADQTNLLALNAAIEAARAGEAGRGFAVVADEVRKLAEKTMASTNDVGNAIKAIQESTAKSMTGVDNAVERIGEANELASRSGQALEEIVATVEVTADQVNAIATASEEQSAASEEINQSIVQVNDMSRQTAEAMAEAAKAVSDLAAQAQGLTALIQELKEA, from the coding sequence ATGAAACTGTCTACGAAAATTTCGTTCAGCATGGGGGCATTGACCGTACTGATCGCCATTCTGGCGGTCTATCTGCTGGTGCAGATGAAGAGCGTCAACGAGATGTCCACCACCCTGGCGGGGCGGAATATTCCGGTCATTGATCTGGCTGGCAAGCTGAACAATGACGTATCGGAATACCGCATCGCGGAAACCCGTTATGTTCTCAATCCGGACCCGGCCTACAGGGAGCGGAATGAAAAAGCGATGGCGGACTGGAAGGAGAAAATTGGTTCCTATCTCTCCGAACTGACCAATCGCGTAAAAGTGGCAGCCGTCAAAAAAGCTCTGGCAGAGGTCAACGCGGCGCAAAAAACCTTTTTTGACATTTCCGAGAATCTGCTGGACTTTTCCCGGCGGAATGAACTGGAAAAGGCGAAAGCCCTTATGCTCGGCAATTCGGAGACAGTTTACCGCGAGTTGAGCGACAAGCTCACAGCCCTTTCCGCCGCAGCCAAGAACAACGCCCAAGCCATGAGCGCCCAAGGCGACGCCATGTACGACAACAGCAATATGATCGGCACCGCCCTGGCCGTGCTGGCCATTCTCATCGCCGTGCTGCTCACCGTGCTGATCGTGCGCAATACCGTGCATCAGTTGGGCAAGGACCCCGGCGAACTGAACGCCATTGCCCACCGTGTGGTGGACGGCGACTATAACATCGACGACGGCGGCAAAAAGATGGGGGTGTACGGGGCCATTGTGGAAATGGTCAACGCCCTGAAAACCCATATTGAGAACGCCCGGCGCGAGTCGGAAAACGCCAGGGAACAATCAGCCAAGGCCCGGGAAGCCATGCAGCAGGCCGAGGCCGCGAGCAGGGAAGCACAAAGCAAGACCGAGGCCATGCTGGTGGCCGCCGACAAACTGGAACAGGTGGGCGGCGTGGTTTCCTCCGCTTCCACTGAACTTTCCGCCCAGATCGAGCAGTCCGACCGGGGCGCGGCCGAATCCGCCCAGCGCCTCTCAGAAGCGGCCACGGCCATGAACGAAATGAACGCCACGGTCCAGGAAGTGGCCAAGAACGCCGGTTCGGCCTCCACGGCCTCCGCCGATACCAAGGAAAAGGCCGAGGCGGGCGCGCAGGTGGTGGCAAAGGCCGTGCACAGCATTGAGCAGGTCCACCAGATGTCCCTGGAGCTCAAGGACGACATGACCCAGCTCAACGAGCACGCCCAGGACATCACCCGGATCATGGGCGTCATCTCGGATATCGCGGACCAGACCAACCTCCTGGCCCTCAACGCCGCCATTGAGGCCGCCCGCGCGGGCGAAGCCGGGCGCGGCTTCGCCGTGGTGGCCGACGAGGTGCGCAAACTGGCCGAAAAGACCATGGCCTCCACCAATGACGTGGGCAACGCCATCAAGGCCATCCAGGAAAGCACGGCCAAGAGCATGACCGGCGTGGACAATGCCGTGGAGCGCATCGGCGAGGCCAATGAGCTGGCCAGCCGGTCAGGTCAGGCATTGGAAGAAATCGTGGCCACTGTGGAAGTCACGGCCGACCAGGTCAACGCCATTGCCACGGCCAGCGAGGAGCAGTCCGCCGCCAGCGAGGAGATCAACCAGTCCATCGTCCAGGTCAACGACATGTCCCGCCAGACCGCCGAAGCCATGGCAGAGGCCGCCAAGGCCGTGTCCGACCTGGCCGCCCAGGCCCAGGGGCTCACCGCCTTGATCCAGGAGCTGAAAGAGGCGTAA
- a CDS encoding HAMP domain-containing methyl-accepting chemotaxis protein translates to MKLSTKICVSMGLLTLLMAILTSYLLIQMAAINGASTEIADQKMPIVDLAGRLNAEVTQYRVIEMRHIYATDPKAMAEDDKELDQQRAKISDIVGNLDKRIYVPNVREIFDRLVKARDAYHSISERILALSRNMETEKAISIILGDSRHAYQALSDALVELSDSAMKNSVAVSHEGDAMYERSRMIGIGMTLAAIFIAVLLTVLTVRNTIRQLGKDPGELNAIARRVVDGDYNIDDGGKKMGVYGNIVEMVGALKNHIENAQRESENAREQSRKAQEAMSQAEAASKEAQSKTEAMLAAADKLEAVGNVVSSASTQLSAQIEQSDRGAAESAQRLSEAATAMNEMNATVQEVAKNAGSASAASAETKQKAEAGAQVVEKAVHSIDQVHQMSLVLKEDMVQLNEHAQDITRIMGVISDIADQTNLLALNAAIEAARAGEAGRGFAVVADEVRKLAEKTMASTNDVGNAIKSIQESTAKSMTGVDNAVERIGEATELANQSGAALEEIVATVEATGDQVNAIATASEEQSAASEEINQSIVQVNDMSRQTAEAMAEAAKAVSDLAAQAQGLTTLIQELKQA, encoded by the coding sequence ATGAAGCTGTCCACAAAAATCTGCGTCAGTATGGGACTTTTAACGCTCCTCATGGCCATTCTCACAAGCTATCTGCTGATCCAGATGGCGGCGATCAACGGCGCATCCACGGAAATTGCCGATCAGAAAATGCCCATCGTCGATCTTGCCGGGAGGCTGAACGCCGAGGTCACCCAGTATCGCGTCATAGAAATGCGCCACATCTATGCCACGGACCCCAAGGCCATGGCCGAAGATGACAAGGAGCTCGACCAGCAGCGCGCAAAGATCTCCGACATCGTGGGCAATCTGGACAAGCGCATCTACGTGCCCAATGTCCGCGAAATTTTTGACCGTCTGGTCAAGGCGCGGGATGCCTACCACAGCATTTCAGAGCGCATTCTGGCCCTCTCCCGCAATATGGAGACGGAAAAGGCCATATCCATCATCCTCGGCGATTCGCGCCACGCCTACCAGGCCTTGAGCGACGCGCTTGTGGAGCTGTCGGACTCCGCCATGAAAAATTCCGTGGCCGTCAGCCACGAGGGCGACGCCATGTACGAGCGCAGCCGGATGATCGGCATCGGCATGACCCTTGCCGCCATTTTCATCGCCGTGCTGCTGACAGTGCTGACCGTGCGCAACACCATCCGCCAGCTCGGCAAGGACCCCGGTGAGCTGAATGCCATTGCCCGCCGTGTGGTGGACGGCGACTACAATATTGACGACGGCGGTAAAAAAATGGGCGTCTACGGCAATATCGTGGAAATGGTCGGCGCCCTGAAAAACCACATTGAAAACGCGCAACGCGAATCGGAAAACGCCAGGGAGCAGTCCCGCAAAGCCCAGGAGGCCATGAGCCAGGCCGAGGCCGCGAGCAAGGAGGCTCAGTCTAAGACCGAAGCCATGCTGGCAGCCGCCGACAAACTGGAAGCCGTGGGCAATGTGGTCTCCTCCGCCTCCACCCAGTTGTCCGCCCAGATCGAGCAGTCCGACCGGGGCGCGGCCGAATCCGCCCAGCGCCTGTCCGAGGCGGCCACGGCCATGAACGAGATGAACGCCACGGTCCAGGAAGTGGCCAAAAACGCCGGTTCCGCCTCCGCCGCCTCCGCCGAAACCAAGCAAAAGGCCGAAGCCGGAGCCCAGGTGGTGGAAAAAGCCGTGCACAGCATTGACCAGGTCCACCAGATGTCCCTGGTCCTCAAGGAAGACATGGTCCAGCTCAACGAGCATGCCCAGGACATCACCCGGATCATGGGCGTCATCTCGGATATCGCGGACCAGACCAACCTGCTGGCCCTGAACGCGGCCATTGAGGCCGCCCGCGCGGGCGAGGCCGGGCGCGGCTTCGCCGTGGTGGCCGACGAAGTGCGCAAACTGGCCGAAAAGACCATGGCCTCCACCAATGACGTGGGCAACGCCATCAAGTCCATTCAGGAAAGCACGGCCAAGAGCATGACCGGCGTGGACAACGCCGTGGAACGTATCGGCGAGGCCACGGAACTGGCCAACCAGTCCGGCGCGGCCCTGGAGGAAATCGTGGCCACCGTGGAGGCCACCGGCGACCAGGTCAATGCCATTGCCACGGCCAGCGAGGAGCAGTCCGCCGCCAGCGAGGAGATCAACCAGTCCATCGTCCAGGTCAACGACATGTCCCGCCAGACCGCCGAGGCCATGGCAGAGGCCGCCAAAGCCGTGTCCGACCTGGCCGCCCAGGCCCAGGGGCTCACCACCCTGATTCAGGAGTTGAAACAGGCATAA